Proteins encoded by one window of Pseudomonas tructae:
- a CDS encoding xanthine phosphoribosyltransferase, with translation MEALHQKIREEGIVLSDQVLKVDAFLNHQIDPALMQLIGDEFARLFADSGITKIVTIEASGIAPAVMTGLKLGVPVIFARKHQSLTLTENLLVASVYSFTKQTENTVAISPRHLNSSDRVLVIDDFLANGKASQALISIIKQAGATVAGLGIVIEKSFQGGRAELDSQGYRVESLARVKSLEGGVVTFIE, from the coding sequence GTGGAAGCACTGCACCAGAAGATTCGCGAAGAAGGCATCGTGCTTTCCGATCAGGTTCTCAAAGTCGATGCGTTTCTCAACCATCAGATCGACCCTGCGCTGATGCAACTGATTGGCGACGAGTTCGCCCGCCTGTTCGCCGATTCCGGCATCACCAAGATCGTCACCATCGAAGCCTCGGGCATTGCCCCGGCGGTGATGACCGGTCTGAAACTGGGCGTCCCGGTGATTTTCGCGCGCAAGCACCAGTCGCTGACCCTGACCGAGAACCTGCTGGTGGCTTCGGTGTACTCCTTCACCAAGCAGACTGAAAACACCGTGGCGATCTCCCCGCGTCACCTCAACAGCAGCGACCGCGTGCTGGTGATCGACGACTTCCTGGCCAACGGCAAAGCCTCCCAGGCGCTGATCTCGATCATCAAGCAAGCCGGTGCCACCGTTGCCGGCCTGGGTATCGTCATCGAGAAGTCGTTCCAGGGCGGCCGCGCCGAGTTGGACAGCCAGGGCTACCGCGTTGAGTCGCTGGCCCGGGTGAAATCGCTGGAAGGTGGCGTGGTTACTTTCATCGAGTAA
- the rep gene encoding DNA helicase Rep codes for MSRLNPRQQEAVNYVGGPLLVLAGAGSGKTSVITRKIAHLIQNCGIRAQYIVAMTFTNKAAREMKERVGTLLRKGEGRGLTVSTFHNLGLNIIRKEHARLGYKPGFSIFDETDVKALMTDIMQKEYSGDDGVDEIKNMIGAWKNDLILPPEALEKARNPKEQMAAIVYSHYQRTLRAFNAVDFDDLILQPVKLFEEHTDILEKWQNRVRYLLVDEYQDTNASQYLLVKMLIGTRNQFTVVGDDDQSIYAWRGARPENLMLLKEDYPSLKVVMLEQNYRSTSRILRCANVLIANNPHAFEKQLWSEMGHGDEIRVIRCKNEDAECERVAMEILSLHLRTDRPYSDFAILYRGNYQAKLMELKLQHHQVPYRMSGGNSFFGRQEVKDLMAYFRLLVNPDDDNAYLRVINVPRREIGSTTLEKLGNYATERKVSMYAASEELGLREHLDSRFTDRLERFKRWMDKVREQVATEDPIAALRSMIMDIDYETWIRTNSSSDKAADFRMSNVWFLIDALKNTLEKDEDGDMTIEDAIGKLVLRDMLERQQEEEDGAEGVQMMTLHASKGLEFPYVFIIGMEEEILPHRSSIEADTIEEERRLAYVGITRARQTLAFTYAAKRKQYGEIIDCSPSRFLDELPADDLAWEGLDDAPTEVKAARGNNALADIRAMLKR; via the coding sequence ATGTCCCGACTCAACCCCCGGCAACAAGAAGCCGTGAACTACGTCGGCGGCCCTCTTTTGGTGCTCGCCGGTGCCGGCTCCGGCAAAACCAGCGTGATCACCCGCAAGATCGCGCACCTGATCCAGAACTGCGGCATCCGTGCCCAGTACATCGTGGCCATGACCTTCACCAACAAGGCCGCGCGGGAGATGAAAGAGCGGGTCGGTACCCTGCTGCGCAAGGGCGAAGGTCGCGGCCTGACCGTGTCGACCTTCCACAACCTGGGCCTGAACATCATCCGCAAGGAGCATGCGCGGCTGGGCTACAAGCCGGGCTTCTCGATCTTCGACGAGACCGACGTCAAGGCCCTGATGACCGACATCATGCAGAAGGAATACTCGGGCGACGACGGCGTCGACGAGATCAAGAACATGATCGGCGCCTGGAAGAACGACCTGATCCTGCCGCCCGAAGCCCTGGAGAAGGCCCGCAACCCCAAGGAGCAGATGGCGGCAATTGTCTACTCGCACTACCAGCGCACCCTGCGGGCGTTCAACGCGGTGGACTTCGACGACCTGATCCTGCAACCGGTAAAACTGTTCGAGGAACATACAGACATCCTCGAAAAGTGGCAGAACCGCGTGCGTTACCTGCTGGTGGACGAGTACCAGGACACCAACGCCAGCCAGTACCTGCTGGTGAAGATGCTGATCGGTACCCGCAACCAGTTCACCGTGGTGGGCGACGACGACCAGTCGATCTACGCCTGGCGTGGCGCTCGGCCAGAAAACCTGATGCTGCTCAAGGAAGACTACCCGTCGCTCAAAGTGGTGATGCTGGAGCAGAACTACCGCTCCACCAGCCGCATCCTGCGCTGCGCCAACGTGCTGATCGCCAACAACCCGCACGCCTTCGAGAAGCAGCTGTGGAGCGAGATGGGCCACGGCGACGAGATCCGCGTGATCCGCTGCAAGAATGAAGACGCCGAGTGCGAGCGGGTGGCCATGGAGATCCTCAGCCTGCACCTGCGCACCGACCGCCCGTACAGCGATTTCGCGATCCTCTACCGCGGCAACTACCAGGCCAAGCTGATGGAGCTCAAGCTGCAGCACCACCAGGTACCGTACCGCATGAGCGGCGGCAACAGTTTCTTCGGCCGCCAGGAAGTGAAGGACCTGATGGCCTACTTCCGCCTGCTGGTGAACCCGGACGACGACAACGCCTACTTGCGGGTGATCAACGTGCCGCGTCGGGAAATCGGTTCGACCACCCTGGAAAAGCTCGGCAACTATGCCACCGAACGCAAGGTCTCGATGTACGCAGCCAGCGAGGAGCTGGGCCTGCGCGAGCACCTGGACAGCCGTTTCACCGATCGCCTGGAGCGTTTCAAGCGCTGGATGGACAAGGTCCGCGAGCAGGTCGCCACCGAAGACCCGATCGCCGCCCTGCGCAGCATGATCATGGACATCGACTACGAGACCTGGATCCGCACCAACAGCTCCAGTGACAAGGCTGCGGACTTTCGCATGAGCAACGTCTGGTTCCTGATCGACGCGTTGAAAAACACGCTGGAGAAGGACGAGGACGGCGATATGACCATCGAGGACGCCATCGGCAAGCTGGTGCTGCGCGACATGCTCGAGCGTCAGCAAGAGGAAGAGGACGGTGCCGAGGGCGTGCAGATGATGACCCTGCATGCCTCCAAGGGCCTGGAATTCCCCTACGTGTTCATCATCGGCATGGAAGAAGAGATCCTGCCGCACCGCTCCAGCATCGAGGCCGACACCATCGAGGAAGAACGGCGCCTGGCCTATGTGGGCATTACCCGCGCACGGCAGACCCTGGCTTTCACCTATGCCGCCAAGCGCAAGCAGTACGGCGAGATCATCGATTGCTCGCCAAGCCGCTTCCTGGATGAGCTGCCCGCCGACGACCTGGCCTGGGAAGGCCTGGACGATGCACCGACCGAAGTGAAGGCTGCGCGCGGCAACAATGCACTGGCCGATATCCGTGCCATGCTCAAACGTTAG